TCAACCAGATCACCGAGTTAGAAAAACCAGAAACTGCCCACGAGAGCGCTTTGGACGTAAATTTGAATCCGTCCTGGGCGAGTTGTTCGGGGCTGAACAAAAGCCACGGCGAGAGAACCGCGATAATTGATATCCCAATCATCGCCACGACTGCGCCGGGTACCGGTTCCAGAATGAGTCCCACGATAACCCCGGTAAAGACCGCAAAGTAGAGCCAGGTGTGGCTCTCAAGACCGGTGGGGACGGGCAAAACAGCAATAATGGCGATGACCACCAGCGGAGCCAGATATCGCCACCAACCAGATAAAGGTGCCATTGTCGTATCCCTGCGAAAGAGGGAGAGGCCGAGGCCTCTCCGGAAGGGTTATTTGATGTAATGCACGTGTTCGCAGATTTCGTCGACGATGGGACCGCGACGTTCGGCGAACTGTTTTTTGTTTTCGGCGATCAGGTTGTTGCCGTGGGTGTCGATAGAGACAATCAGCGGACCGAACTCTTTCACCCGGCAAACCCACAGCGATTCCGGCATACCGAGCTCCATCCAGTGCACTTCTTCGATCTCTTCCACTTGAGTGGCTGCCAGCACCGCGCAGCCTGCCGGGAAGATCACGTGTAGCGCCTTGAACTTCTGGCAACCTTCTTCCGTTAGCGGCCCCATGCCGCCTTTACCCACCACCAGTTTGACACCCGTCTG
The sequence above is drawn from the Citrobacter amalonaticus genome and encodes:
- the ttdB gene encoding L(+)-tartrate dehydratase subunit beta, with protein sequence MKKILTTPIKAEDLEDIRVGDVIYLTGTLVTCRDVCHRRLIELKRPIPYDLNGKAIFHAGPIVRKNGEKWEMVSVGPTTSMRMEAFEKEFIEQTGVKLVVGKGGMGPLTEEGCQKFKALHVIFPAGCAVLAATQVEEIEEVHWMELGMPESLWVCRVKEFGPLIVSIDTHGNNLIAENKKQFAERRGPIVDEICEHVHYIK